In Stanieria sp. NIES-3757, the DNA window ATTTTAGCCGTCAATTACTCAAACATTTACCCGATCTAACCGCTTTAGCGATTAGTAAAACCAAACCAAGCGAAACGGTTACTCATCCTGAAGCCGAAGTAGTCGAATACAGAACTAACTTTTCTACTCCTACCGTCAGTAGTCAGTTAGAAATGGACTTGCTACAAGCTCTTACCCACGAAATTCGGACTCCTCTGACTACCATTCGTACCTTGACTAGACTGTTGCTGAAAAGAAAAAAAGATTTTCAACCTAATGTAATTCAGCGTCTACAAACAATCGATCAAGAATGTACGGCACAAATCGAAAGAATGGAATTAATTTTCCGTGCAGCAGAATTAGAAGCGACTCCTCCTGCTAACAAACCAGTTAATTTAGTAGCTTTTTCTCTCGAGCAAATCTTCCAACAAACTATTCCTCGTTGGCAACAAGAAGCACAAAAACGGAATGTTGAGTTAGAAGTAACCCTACCCAAAAAATTACCGAACATTGTTAGCGATCCTGCTATGCTTGACCGAGTTTTAACAGGATTGGTAGAGAATTGTACTCGCAATTTACCTACAGGCGGACAAGTTCATGTCAAAGTTTCAACTGTCGGGAATCAACTCAAATTGCAAGTCTTGTCTCAAGCTAGTCTTTCAAGTAATCCGCTCAAATCTCTCGGTCAATTATTGATGTTTCAACCTGAAACTGGATGTTTAAGCTTGAATTTGGATGTAACTAAGAATATTTTTCAAGCTTTAGGTGGAAAATTTACGGTTAGACAAAGACCAAAACAAGGAGAAGAATTAACAATTTTCCTACCTTTAGGAAGTTCTGGTTCAGTTTAAAGTAATTATTTGTTTTTAATTTCTAATTATTTTTTTTTGATTTAAGCATCAGTTAACTCAGCTAAAGTAATTGGTAACAATACTTTAAATACCGAACCTTTTCCTACTTTGCTACTTACTGCAATTGAACCACCACATTTCTGTGCTAGTTGTTGAACAATAGTTAAACCTAAACCTGCGCCTGCAACGTGTTCGTTTTCAGTACTTCTAATTCGATAAAAACTATCAAAAATTTTGGTTAATTCTTGAGGATCTATTCCTATACCCGTATCGCTTACAGCTAGTTCAACAAATTCATTATTTATTGTCGCTTGGACAAAAACTTTACCTTGAGCAGGAGTAAATTGAAGACTATTATTAAGTAAATGAATAATGATTTGCCTAAGCCAAGAACTAGGACAAGCCACAGGAGGTAAATTACTAGGAATAGTATATCCTAATAAAATTTGTTTTTCCTGAGCTAATGGTTGATAGGTACTTACTATTCCTGGAACTAAATCTTCTAGTCTAACTGAGTCAACCTCAAAAGGAATTTCTAATTGTAATAATTCCAGTAAACCAGAAATCAAAGAATTTTGGCGATCGCATTCGTAATCAAGTATTTCTAAATAACGTTGGCGTTGCTCTCCTTTGATTTGTTTTGATTCTAGTAAACTTAAAGCAGTTTTCATCCGAGTAATGGGCGAGCGTAATTCTCGGACTAATTTATTAAGAAATTCCGATTGTACTTCTACAAACTGAGCAAAACTATTAGTTTTACTTTGATTATTAGCTAAAGCATTCAGTGAATTTTGTAAGGTTTCAGTATATTCAATCTGTTTACGTAATAAATCAGTAATTAATTGAGTTTCTTCTGGATTTTCACTAGAAATATCATTAAGGTCTGGTAAAATTGTTTGACTTGACTCAGATTCAAAAATTAATTGATTGAGTTCAGTAATCACAGTTTTAATTAAACTTGATTCAAAACTTAAAACTGCTTTTAAGTAAGGTTGTTGTACTCTTTTATTAGTTAATTCTGTTGAAATTTTTGCTTTTTGCCATTGAGCTAAAATCAAACAAGATAATTGGGGAGAAACTACAATCAGAAAAGATTCTTTTTTGAGCAAAGAATTATTAACAATTTTGATTGGTGTAATTTTAGTTGTCAATTGACTCTCAGGCAATAAAAAAGCTGGATGATTTTTTTGGTTTCCATACCAATAAATATGTTTAATATTATCTTGTTGTAAATACTTTTCTATTTCGCCCAACCAAGTTTTAGTCTGAGGTAATTTAAGCCAGATTTCTGTTGAGATTTGTCTTTCTTTTAAAAGCTCAAGAGTTAAAGTTAAATAAGATTGAAAAATGTTCGGACTGATTAGTAATTCTTGCCAGGAATTAGAAGTTTGTTGAACTAGTTGATAAACGGATAATCCGTGGACAGTAGAAAAAGAACTCATGTGTTTAACAGTTGTTATGGTTGAGAAATATCAATACCAAAAAATGATTAGTCTGAACAAAACATGGTATGAGTTGTAGAGTGCAAGAATTATAACTATATTAGCCGAAGATATTTTAAAGACAACAATTAATAGTCGCAATTACCGATTTTGCTAATGCCTCTAAATGATAGCCTCCTTCTAAGCCAAATAATAAACGGCGAGTAATTGATAATAAAAATTTGGTTAATACACCATAATCTTGAGGTTGTAAAGCAATTTCTGCTAGAGGATCTAAAGCATTAGCATCGTATCCTGCACTAACAATTAATAAATCTGGTTGAATTTTAGTTAAGAAAGGTATTACTTTTTGTTCAAAAGCTGATTGATATTCAATAATCGTACTGCCTGCTACCATGGGGATGTTAAGAACATTTTGATATAATCCGCGAGACCTTCGGTAGTCGCTATCGCGATCGCTTGCTTGACCTGTGCCTGGATAACAAGGATACTGATGTAGTGAACAATAGGCAATTTGAGGATTATTTTCGACAATTGCTTCTGTACCGTTACCATGATGAACATCCCAATCAAGAATTGCAACTTGATTAATCCCTGGTTGTTGTAAAGCGTAATTTGCTGCGATCGCAGCATTAGAAAAAAGACAAAATCCCATTCCTGTTTCACGGGTGGCATGATGTCCGGGAGGACGGGCTAAAACAAAAGCAGGATTATTGTTAGTCAGCACGAGATCTACTCCGTCTAACCAAGCACTTACGGCGAGTAAAGCAATTTCGTAACTACGGGGCGAAATAGGAGTATCTAAATCTAAATAACCTCCGCCACTTTCGGCAAGATGTTGTAATTTATCTATATATTTTTGAGTATGAATTGCTTGGATATGGGGTAAGACTTCTCTTTGAGTAATGGGTGTTGGTTTTTGCCAATTGATTTGATCGTGCCAAGCAACTTGTTGTAATGCTTTGACTATCGCGGTAAGACGAGCAGGTTTTTCAGGGTGACCATAGCCTGTATCATGTAAAAGAAAGTCTTCTGAATAAATTACTGGGAACATAATTAATCTCGTTTAAAAGCTGAGACACCTATCGTTATATTTACCTTGTTTTTCCCCTCTTACTATTTATTTTTCTCAATTATTCATGGGTTTTTGCCGAGCAACAATTTAGCTAGATGAGTGGCAATTTATATTATTTAAAAATAAGCTTAATTTTAGCTCTAATAAATTGCGTGGTTGTGTTTTTTCAATAACGTTAGACAAGTTTATTTATATATATAATTATGACTTTTACTTCTAATTTTTTTCAAGGTTGGCAATTCTGGATTGATCGCGGTGGAACTTTTACAGATATCGTTGCTAAAACTCCTCAAGGTAACATTATTCTCCACAAATTACTTTCAGAAAATCCCGAACAGTACACCGATGCACCAATTCAAGGTATTCGAGATGTAATGGGAATTACTCAAGACGCACCTATTCCTACCGCAGAGATTGAAGTAATCAAAATGGGGACAACCGTAGCTACTAATGCCCTTTTAGAAAGAAAAGGCGATCGCGTTGTTTTAGCTATTACCAAAGGTTTTAAAGACGCACTACGTATTGGTTATCAAAATCGTCCCGATATTTTTGCTTTAGAAATTATTCTGCCAGAAATGCTTTATGAAACAGTTGTCGAAGTAGAAGAACGTTATGATGCCCAAGGTAATGAATTAATTCCTGTTAATACTAGTTCCGTTAGAAAAGATTTACAAGCTGCTTATGATGCAGGGATTAAAAGTTGTGCCATCGTTTTAATGCACAGTTATCGTTATCCACAACACGAATTAATCGTTGGTGCGATCGCTCAAGAAATTGGCTTTACTCAAATCTCTATCTCCCATCAAGTCAGTCCTTTAATTAAATTAATTAGTCGAGGCGATACCACTGTAGTCGATGCCTATCTCTCTCCTATCCTGCGCCGTTATGTCGAACAGATTGCTAGTCAACTAATGACAAACGACCAAAAACTAACAACCAAACTGATGTTTATGCAATCTAATGGGGGATTGGTAGATGCCAACTTATTCCAAGGTAAAGATAGCATTCTCTCTGGGCCTGCGGGTGGCATTGTTGGTGCAGTCAAAACTTGTCAGATGGCAGGATTCAATAAAATCATCGGTTTTGATATGGGAGGTACCTCCACCGATGTCAGTCATTTTGCAGGAGAATACGAACGCAGTTTTGAAACCGAAGTCGCAGGAGTTCGATTGCGATCGCCAATGATGTCTATTTACACTGTCGCTGCTGGTGGTGGTTCTATTTTACAGTTTGATGGCAGTAGATATAGAGTCGGCCCCCAATCTGCTGGGGCAAATCCCGGTCCTGCTTCCTATGGTAGAGGAGGACCTTTAACCGTCACTGATTGTAATGTTGTGATCGGAAAATTACAACCTAAATTTTTTCCTAAAGTATTTGGTAAAAATGCCAATTCTCCTCTAGATCTAGAAATAGTCAAACAGAAATTTCAACAGCTTGTTAAACAAATTGGCGACCATCGCACACCCGAACAAATTGCCTCTGGTTTCTTAACTATTGCCGTAGATA includes these proteins:
- a CDS encoding histidine kinase gives rise to the protein MSSFSTVHGLSVYQLVQQTSNSWQELLISPNIFQSYLTLTLELLKERQISTEIWLKLPQTKTWLGEIEKYLQQDNIKHIYWYGNQKNHPAFLLPESQLTTKITPIKIVNNSLLKKESFLIVVSPQLSCLILAQWQKAKISTELTNKRVQQPYLKAVLSFESSLIKTVITELNQLIFESESSQTILPDLNDISSENPEETQLITDLLRKQIEYTETLQNSLNALANNQSKTNSFAQFVEVQSEFLNKLVRELRSPITRMKTALSLLESKQIKGEQRQRYLEILDYECDRQNSLISGLLELLQLEIPFEVDSVRLEDLVPGIVSTYQPLAQEKQILLGYTIPSNLPPVACPSSWLRQIIIHLLNNSLQFTPAQGKVFVQATINNEFVELAVSDTGIGIDPQELTKIFDSFYRIRSTENEHVAGAGLGLTIVQQLAQKCGGSIAVSSKVGKGSVFKVLLPITLAELTDA
- a CDS encoding 5-oxoprolinase (ATP-hydrolyzing) codes for the protein MTFTSNFFQGWQFWIDRGGTFTDIVAKTPQGNIILHKLLSENPEQYTDAPIQGIRDVMGITQDAPIPTAEIEVIKMGTTVATNALLERKGDRVVLAITKGFKDALRIGYQNRPDIFALEIILPEMLYETVVEVEERYDAQGNELIPVNTSSVRKDLQAAYDAGIKSCAIVLMHSYRYPQHELIVGAIAQEIGFTQISISHQVSPLIKLISRGDTTVVDAYLSPILRRYVEQIASQLMTNDQKLTTKLMFMQSNGGLVDANLFQGKDSILSGPAGGIVGAVKTCQMAGFNKIIGFDMGGTSTDVSHFAGEYERSFETEVAGVRLRSPMMSIYTVAAGGGSILQFDGSRYRVGPQSAGANPGPASYGRGGPLTVTDCNVVIGKLQPKFFPKVFGKNANSPLDLEIVKQKFQQLVKQIGDHRTPEQIASGFLTIAVDNMANAIKKISLQKGYDVSEYTLCCFGGAGGQHACLIADVLGIKQIFIHPYAGVLSAYGIGLADLRIIKEKSIEAQLTEELLRELTEVFSELIKVAKAELNQQQTQGTEEIKILQKVHLKYQGTDSSLMVDLAQINQMRASFEQTHQQRYGFIIENKALIVETVSIELICPTYQSEEIAIKTTRNTPLQPTATVKIYTADTWYDTPVYDREKLQPGDVINSPAIVIEPTGTNVIEPGWQGNISDRNNLILQKI
- a CDS encoding histone deacetylase superfamily protein; amino-acid sequence: MFPVIYSEDFLLHDTGYGHPEKPARLTAIVKALQQVAWHDQINWQKPTPITQREVLPHIQAIHTQKYIDKLQHLAESGGGYLDLDTPISPRSYEIALLAVSAWLDGVDLVLTNNNPAFVLARPPGHHATRETGMGFCLFSNAAIAANYALQQPGINQVAILDWDVHHGNGTEAIVENNPQIAYCSLHQYPCYPGTGQASDRDSDYRRSRGLYQNVLNIPMVAGSTIIEYQSAFEQKVIPFLTKIQPDLLIVSAGYDANALDPLAEIALQPQDYGVLTKFLLSITRRLLFGLEGGYHLEALAKSVIATINCCL
- a CDS encoding histidine kinase is translated as MKTWLLKTLSDIFNRYQKIEENSLTIESSLTVTSQQLEQNFNEQRKLAELKAQREWFGAIATVEKILLSRLKNNNCLNQAEQGLIFSAPVPILSNVALVSHFHTGVFTPDAFNPKALMPCAVETEVEPTPEHCSILELPLLPKDPIALEQFCLILTDEFGLVMVLGEDEQGFPAFHFSFEPEIIQLTWATLRSRLVLANYHQLSKLDRLVRQFDPPIPDYRLVSHFSRQLLKHLPDLTALAISKTKPSETVTHPEAEVVEYRTNFSTPTVSSQLEMDLLQALTHEIRTPLTTIRTLTRLLLKRKKDFQPNVIQRLQTIDQECTAQIERMELIFRAAELEATPPANKPVNLVAFSLEQIFQQTIPRWQQEAQKRNVELEVTLPKKLPNIVSDPAMLDRVLTGLVENCTRNLPTGGQVHVKVSTVGNQLKLQVLSQASLSSNPLKSLGQLLMFQPETGCLSLNLDVTKNIFQALGGKFTVRQRPKQGEELTIFLPLGSSGSV